In a genomic window of Aeromicrobium panaciterrae:
- a CDS encoding NADH-quinone oxidoreductase subunit N, giving the protein MNIPVDWAIAGPATIVAAGAVIALLVDAFFPRRTWLGSGLPSTAALIAAGLEMFRLDHDIPPATFALSLILLVGTLFVVVASNVMNFENSMPPGEYHFLMLSSAAGALLMVSARDVVTLLVALELLSLPSIALVGLRQGDRRAIRSAWTFFLASVVSTAITLMGISLLYGIAGTLDYEGIGEALRESDMPDSVVAVAILLTVIGLLFKLGAVPFHMWIPDAYLGAPILVAGFLSSVSKAASLGALLTFLAIALGYSYDTWGTLLAVVAAVTMTIGNLGALRRTNAIGMLAWSSVAQAGFLLAPAAVGVGTDAAIQYLAVYVLTNLVAFAALAVVLRLRGSTDYDELRGLARTDPPTGIPLALAALTLAGFPPAIIGLVAKYVVIQPVIEAGETWLAVVMAINVMLGLAYYLRFVAVLFDKPEGETYVSPSPPFSVRVAKSVVILGALGIVALSVWPDLLLSNLP; this is encoded by the coding sequence ATGAACATTCCCGTCGACTGGGCCATCGCCGGGCCTGCCACGATCGTTGCCGCCGGCGCTGTGATTGCGCTGCTTGTCGACGCATTCTTCCCACGTCGTACCTGGCTCGGTTCCGGGCTGCCGTCGACGGCCGCGCTCATCGCCGCTGGGCTTGAGATGTTCCGTCTCGACCACGACATCCCTCCGGCCACGTTTGCACTGTCGCTGATCCTGCTGGTCGGCACGCTTTTCGTCGTGGTGGCGTCGAACGTCATGAATTTCGAGAACTCCATGCCACCGGGGGAGTACCACTTCCTGATGCTGAGCTCCGCTGCCGGAGCTCTGCTGATGGTCTCGGCGCGTGATGTCGTCACGTTGCTCGTCGCGCTTGAACTGCTGTCGTTGCCGTCAATCGCTCTGGTCGGACTTCGACAGGGCGATCGACGTGCGATCCGCTCGGCGTGGACGTTCTTCCTCGCGTCCGTGGTCTCGACCGCGATCACCCTGATGGGCATCTCGTTGCTCTACGGAATCGCCGGCACGCTCGACTACGAAGGCATCGGCGAAGCGCTGCGTGAGTCGGACATGCCGGACTCCGTGGTTGCTGTAGCCATCCTGCTGACTGTGATCGGTCTGCTGTTCAAGCTTGGTGCGGTGCCGTTCCACATGTGGATTCCGGACGCGTACCTCGGAGCACCGATCCTGGTCGCTGGCTTCCTGTCGTCGGTCTCCAAAGCCGCCTCGCTCGGTGCCCTGCTGACGTTCTTGGCGATTGCGCTGGGCTATTCGTATGACACCTGGGGCACGCTCCTCGCCGTCGTCGCGGCAGTGACCATGACAATCGGCAACCTCGGCGCGCTCCGCCGGACCAACGCGATTGGGATGCTGGCCTGGTCGTCAGTCGCCCAGGCCGGCTTCCTGCTCGCCCCGGCAGCTGTGGGGGTTGGCACGGACGCCGCGATTCAGTACCTCGCCGTCTACGTTCTGACGAATCTGGTTGCCTTCGCCGCACTGGCAGTGGTGTTGCGGCTCCGCGGCAGCACGGACTACGACGAGCTGAGGGGACTGGCGCGCACGGATCCACCGACCGGAATCCCTCTCGCACTGGCCGCGCTCACTCTCGCCGGATTCCCTCCGGCGATCATCGGCCTTGTCGCGAAGTACGTCGTGATCCAGCCCGTCATCGAAGCCGGCGAGACCTGGCTTGCCGTCGTGATGGCGATCAACGTGATGCTCGGCCTTGCGTACTACCTGCGATTCGTCGCGGTGCTGTTCGACAAGCCGGAGGGTGAGACCTACGTGAGTCCGTCGCCGCCGTTCTCGGTACGGGTCGCCAAGAGCGTCGTCATCCTCGGCGCGCTCGGCATCGTGGCCTTGAGCGTCTGGCCTGACCTTCTGCTCAGCAACCTGCCCTAG
- a CDS encoding NADH-quinone oxidoreductase subunit A → MGAYLDDYRAVGVIILVGFVLAAGMLGANRLFRPSVPAREKTVTYESGVDPIGEGWAQSNVRYFVYAFLYVIFAVDAVFLFPWAVVLEDIGKAAAIEMGIFIGIIVVGLVYAWRKGVLSWTS, encoded by the coding sequence ATGGGCGCCTACCTCGATGACTACCGCGCGGTCGGCGTCATCATCCTGGTCGGGTTCGTACTTGCCGCAGGCATGCTGGGCGCCAACCGATTGTTCCGCCCCAGCGTTCCTGCCCGCGAGAAGACGGTCACGTACGAGTCGGGCGTTGACCCGATCGGCGAGGGCTGGGCGCAGTCCAACGTTCGGTACTTCGTCTACGCGTTCCTGTACGTGATTTTTGCCGTCGATGCAGTGTTCCTGTTCCCGTGGGCCGTGGTGCTTGAAGACATCGGCAAGGCTGCGGCGATCGAGATGGGCATCTTCATCGGCATCATCGTGGTCGGACTTGTCTACGCCTGGCGCAAGGGAGTCCTGTCGTGGACGTCGTAG
- a CDS encoding nitronate monooxygenase, with amino-acid sequence MKTKFTEAFGVEHPIVQGGMQWVGVAELVAAVSEAGGLGMITALTQPTPADLAKEIARTREMTDKPFGVNLTILPSITPPPYDEYRKVIVDEGIKIVETAGSNPGPHMAQFHDAGIKVLHKCTSVKHAIKAQSLGVDGISIDGFECAGHPGEDDIPGLVLIPAAAKHITIPMIASGGFADARGLVAALALGADGINMGTRFMCTEESPIHHDIKQAIVDASEQDTELIFRTLGNTARVARNGVSREVVEILNDGGQFDQIQDLVSGKRGKTVYELGDPEAGVWSVGLCQGLIDDIPSAGDLVTRIVTEADELIGRLSKLAS; translated from the coding sequence ATGAAGACCAAGTTCACCGAGGCCTTCGGCGTCGAGCACCCGATCGTCCAGGGCGGAATGCAGTGGGTCGGCGTCGCCGAGCTGGTCGCTGCCGTCTCCGAAGCCGGCGGTCTCGGCATGATCACGGCGCTCACGCAGCCGACTCCTGCCGACCTGGCCAAGGAGATCGCGCGTACGCGTGAGATGACCGACAAGCCGTTCGGCGTCAACCTGACGATCCTGCCCAGCATCACCCCGCCGCCGTACGACGAGTACCGCAAGGTGATCGTCGACGAGGGCATCAAGATCGTCGAGACAGCGGGATCCAACCCCGGACCGCACATGGCGCAGTTCCACGACGCCGGCATCAAGGTGCTCCACAAATGCACCAGCGTGAAGCACGCCATCAAGGCGCAAAGCCTGGGCGTCGACGGCATCAGCATCGACGGCTTCGAGTGCGCCGGTCACCCGGGCGAGGACGACATCCCCGGACTCGTGTTGATCCCGGCCGCAGCCAAGCACATCACGATCCCGATGATCGCCTCCGGCGGCTTCGCGGATGCCCGTGGACTCGTCGCCGCTCTGGCGCTGGGCGCAGACGGCATCAACATGGGCACCCGCTTCATGTGCACCGAGGAATCGCCGATCCACCACGACATCAAGCAGGCGATCGTCGATGCCAGCGAGCAGGACACTGAGCTGATCTTCCGTACGCTCGGCAACACCGCCCGCGTCGCACGTAACGGTGTCAGCCGTGAGGTCGTTGAGATCCTCAACGACGGCGGCCAGTTCGACCAGATCCAGGACCTCGTCTCGGGCAAGCGCGGCAAGACCGTGTACGAGCTCGGCGATCCCGAGGCTGGCGTCTGGTCGGTCGGCCTGTGCCAGGGACTCATCGACGACATCCCGTCGGCCGGCGATCTGGTGACCCGGATCGTGACCGAGGCAGACGAGCTCATCGGACGACTGTCGAAGCTGGCGAGCTGA
- a CDS encoding NADH-quinone oxidoreductase subunit J — protein sequence MTATEVLFLLFAALAVGSALLAMTSKQLVHSALWLVVTLGAIAGCFVLMTAEFVAWVQVLVYVGSIVVLVIFALMMTRQPTAGPSAEVTGNRWTAAVLGVVAAGGLGATVVAGFEGERIEGDHIGTAASLGEALFNDWVLAFEVLSLVLLAALIGAIVISRAGSER from the coding sequence ATGACGGCGACCGAGGTCCTGTTCCTCCTGTTCGCGGCGCTGGCCGTCGGCTCGGCGTTGCTCGCGATGACCAGCAAGCAGCTTGTGCATTCGGCGTTGTGGCTCGTGGTCACGCTCGGTGCGATCGCGGGGTGCTTCGTACTGATGACCGCCGAGTTCGTCGCTTGGGTGCAGGTGCTCGTGTACGTCGGCTCGATCGTGGTGCTCGTGATCTTCGCGCTCATGATGACCCGGCAGCCCACTGCCGGGCCGTCCGCCGAGGTCACCGGCAACCGGTGGACCGCGGCTGTGCTCGGAGTCGTCGCCGCCGGAGGACTCGGCGCCACGGTCGTCGCAGGCTTTGAGGGTGAACGTATCGAGGGCGATCACATCGGTACGGCCGCCTCACTCGGCGAAGCGCTCTTCAACGACTGGGTGTTGGCGTTCGAGGTGCTCAGCCTTGTCCTGCTGGCAGCCCTGATCGGCGCCATCGTCATCTCGCGGGCGGGATCCGAACGCTGA
- a CDS encoding 4Fe-4S binding protein: MLKRSVTAHYPDVEPDLPPRSRGVIALQEENCTSCMLCARECPSWCIEIDSHKETIPATTEGGKDRSINVLDRFDIDYSICMYCSICIEVCPFDALHWSPEFAYAEGDITDLTHDMNRLREWMWTVPAPPALDEGAEKSKELAAYEAKLNPPEVAE; this comes from the coding sequence ATGCTGAAGCGCAGCGTGACGGCGCACTATCCCGACGTCGAGCCGGATCTGCCTCCGCGCAGCCGCGGTGTGATCGCGCTGCAGGAAGAGAACTGCACGTCGTGCATGCTCTGCGCTCGTGAGTGCCCGTCCTGGTGCATCGAGATCGACTCGCACAAGGAGACGATCCCGGCGACCACCGAAGGCGGCAAGGATCGCAGCATCAACGTGCTCGATCGCTTCGACATCGACTACTCGATCTGCATGTACTGCAGCATCTGCATCGAGGTGTGCCCGTTCGACGCGCTCCACTGGTCGCCGGAGTTCGCGTACGCCGAGGGCGACATCACTGATCTGACCCACGACATGAACCGGCTGCGCGAGTGGATGTGGACCGTCCCCGCTCCACCTGCCCTCGACGAGGGTGCCGAGAAGTCCAAGGAGCTCGCCGCGTACGAGGCGAAGCTGAACCCGCCGGAGGTCGCTGAATGA
- the nuoK gene encoding NADH-quinone oxidoreductase subunit NuoK, translated as MPLLYPLVLAAVLFGIGVYGVLARRNAVLMLLGVELMLNAVNLNLVAFDAWLGDEIHTGQSLTLFTIAIAAAEIGLGLAIILALFRAVRTIDVDQVGAQS; from the coding sequence ATGCCGCTTCTCTATCCGTTGGTTCTCGCCGCCGTACTGTTCGGCATCGGCGTCTATGGCGTGCTTGCTCGGCGCAACGCCGTGCTGATGCTGCTCGGCGTTGAGCTGATGCTCAACGCGGTCAACCTCAACCTCGTCGCCTTCGATGCCTGGCTCGGCGACGAGATCCACACGGGCCAATCGCTCACCTTGTTCACGATTGCGATCGCGGCCGCTGAGATCGGTCTCGGGTTGGCGATCATCCTCGCGTTGTTCCGCGCCGTGCGCACGATCGACGTCGACCAGGTCGGAGCCCAGTCATGA
- a CDS encoding NADH-quinone oxidoreductase subunit L has product MNRWAYVLLTAALTAVVALWAIPYVGDSTADTHVWVEGNSLLGVSLAVHIDSLAAQVLLLAVGIGLLVQIYSTAYLQHHPRYRSYALVIILFLLGMIAVVVADDFFVLLIGWEVMGLCSYLLIGHEWETPEARAGAAKAFLMTRVADLGLLVGIIVIGQTYGTYRISEVLAQDPKNVTAIGLLLLVAVVGKSAQFPLHTWLPDAMPGPTPITALIHAATMVAAGVYLVARLLPIFEASQLVMTALAIIAAITMLLAALCALAQTDLKRALAWSTVSQLAFMFAALSMGDRDAGTDHLLSHGAFKALLFLGCGCLMHAVGSSALSAMGGLRKAMPVTFLSMTIGFAALAGFIPTVGFFTKDSVLAALEHGAKGDAAVPASVGSIVFYVALATTFVTAVYAARLWLTAFFGPAKEGHEAPRAMLGPVVVLAIATFALSIGQPFHLGFGLISTGVAVLATAVVVYAWSDRGGELDIDAPLLTREFDLDAPFTRWIPAATREAARLVVVVDRDGVDAYPDGGAAGAQLTSRALELVQSRNVQRYATVMTVGVIALVAAGVIWT; this is encoded by the coding sequence ATGAATCGGTGGGCGTACGTCCTGCTGACGGCGGCACTGACTGCCGTCGTGGCGCTGTGGGCGATTCCGTACGTCGGCGACTCTACTGCCGATACTCATGTCTGGGTCGAGGGCAACTCCTTGCTCGGGGTCTCGCTGGCAGTGCACATCGACTCCCTCGCCGCCCAGGTACTCCTGCTGGCTGTCGGCATCGGCCTTTTGGTGCAGATCTACTCGACCGCCTACCTCCAGCACCACCCCCGCTACCGCTCATACGCGCTGGTGATCATCCTGTTCCTGCTCGGCATGATCGCCGTCGTCGTGGCCGATGACTTCTTCGTCCTGCTGATCGGCTGGGAGGTCATGGGCCTCTGCTCCTACCTGCTCATCGGCCACGAGTGGGAAACGCCTGAGGCGCGCGCCGGTGCCGCGAAGGCGTTCTTGATGACGCGGGTCGCCGACCTAGGTCTGCTCGTGGGCATCATCGTGATCGGCCAGACGTACGGGACCTACCGGATCAGCGAAGTGCTGGCGCAGGATCCCAAGAACGTCACCGCGATCGGTCTGCTGCTTCTCGTCGCGGTCGTCGGCAAGTCCGCACAGTTCCCGCTGCATACGTGGCTGCCCGATGCGATGCCCGGCCCCACTCCGATCACGGCTTTGATCCACGCGGCGACGATGGTCGCAGCTGGCGTCTACCTGGTCGCGCGGCTGCTTCCGATCTTCGAGGCATCCCAGCTCGTCATGACTGCTCTGGCGATCATCGCCGCGATCACGATGCTGCTGGCCGCGCTCTGCGCACTGGCGCAGACGGACCTCAAGCGTGCTCTTGCCTGGTCGACCGTCAGCCAACTCGCGTTCATGTTCGCGGCCCTCTCGATGGGCGACCGCGATGCCGGCACCGATCACCTGCTGTCGCACGGCGCCTTCAAGGCGCTGCTGTTCCTCGGCTGTGGCTGTCTGATGCATGCGGTCGGCTCGAGCGCCCTGTCGGCGATGGGCGGGCTCCGCAAGGCGATGCCGGTGACCTTCCTGAGCATGACGATCGGCTTTGCCGCACTCGCCGGTTTCATCCCGACCGTCGGCTTCTTCACCAAGGACAGCGTCCTGGCCGCTCTGGAGCACGGTGCCAAGGGTGACGCAGCGGTACCCGCCTCTGTCGGATCGATCGTCTTCTACGTTGCGCTGGCCACAACGTTCGTCACTGCTGTGTACGCCGCGCGTCTCTGGCTCACGGCGTTCTTCGGCCCGGCCAAGGAAGGCCATGAAGCTCCTCGAGCGATGCTCGGTCCGGTCGTCGTGCTCGCCATCGCCACGTTTGCGCTCTCGATCGGTCAGCCGTTCCACCTCGGGTTCGGACTCATCTCGACCGGCGTCGCAGTCCTGGCGACCGCCGTCGTTGTGTATGCCTGGAGTGACCGCGGTGGTGAGCTCGATATCGATGCGCCTCTGCTCACCCGTGAGTTCGACCTCGACGCCCCGTTTACCCGCTGGATCCCAGCCGCGACTCGCGAAGCAGCACGACTTGTGGTCGTCGTCGACCGAGATGGCGTTGACGCCTATCCCGACGGCGGTGCCGCGGGAGCGCAGCTCACCTCGCGGGCGCTCGAGCTCGTCCAGTCTCGGAATGTGCAGCGCTACGCGACTGTCATGACAGTTGGCGTCATCGCGCTCGTCGCGGCAGGGGTGATCTGGACATGA
- a CDS encoding complex I subunit 1 family protein: MSDFLEVVLRCVLVLGAFMTLPLIVGQMEHKAMAHMQSRVGPMKAGAFHGWAQLIADGVKFVQKESIVPAAADGPVFRLAPAVALVPYLVAMVAIPLGPFFGETNLIGVDLDLGLFFVLAAMSVGVLGSLMGGLGSGNKYSYIGGMRVAAQLMSYELPMVLAAASVAMAAGTLSLTGIAAQWEWWWLIVQLPGLIVFFTAGLAELQRPPFDAPLADAELVMGPITEYGGMRFAMFLLAEYAGIVVLAALTTVLYLGGWAGPWSDDFGWLWSLLKIFAVSFLVIWARVAYPRLREDQVNALAWKVLVPLALLQLTLTTFVVIL; encoded by the coding sequence ATGAGTGACTTCCTCGAGGTCGTGCTGCGCTGCGTCCTTGTGCTGGGTGCCTTCATGACGCTGCCCCTGATCGTGGGGCAGATGGAGCACAAGGCGATGGCGCACATGCAGAGCCGCGTGGGGCCGATGAAGGCTGGCGCGTTCCACGGCTGGGCGCAGCTCATCGCAGACGGCGTGAAGTTCGTACAGAAGGAGAGCATCGTCCCGGCCGCGGCCGACGGACCGGTGTTCCGCCTCGCACCCGCAGTCGCGCTCGTCCCGTACCTCGTGGCGATGGTCGCGATCCCGCTCGGACCGTTCTTCGGCGAGACCAACCTGATCGGCGTTGACCTCGACCTCGGACTGTTCTTCGTCCTCGCTGCCATGAGCGTCGGCGTACTCGGCTCGTTGATGGGTGGCCTTGGCAGCGGCAACAAGTACTCGTACATCGGCGGTATGCGCGTCGCAGCTCAGCTGATGTCGTACGAGCTGCCGATGGTGCTTGCCGCGGCCAGCGTCGCGATGGCTGCCGGCACCCTCTCGCTGACCGGTATCGCCGCGCAATGGGAATGGTGGTGGCTGATCGTGCAGCTGCCCGGACTGATCGTGTTCTTCACGGCCGGTCTTGCTGAGCTGCAGCGTCCGCCGTTCGATGCGCCTCTCGCGGATGCCGAGCTGGTGATGGGTCCGATCACGGAATACGGCGGTATGCGCTTCGCCATGTTCTTGCTCGCGGAGTACGCCGGCATCGTCGTCCTCGCCGCGCTCACGACGGTGCTCTACCTCGGCGGCTGGGCCGGTCCCTGGTCTGACGACTTCGGCTGGCTGTGGTCGCTGCTCAAGATCTTCGCGGTCTCGTTCCTTGTGATCTGGGCCCGTGTTGCATACCCGCGACTGCGCGAGGACCAGGTCAACGCGCTCGCGTGGAAGGTCCTCGTACCCCTCGCTTTGCTCCAACTCACGCTGACGACGTTTGTGGTGATCCTCTGA
- a CDS encoding NADH-quinone oxidoreductase subunit C gives MSLEDNTFGPPHRVVEVAEWHDAVAALKSEGYTYFDWLSAVDEHPEGFRLVLHLARLEALDHLLLVTYVDRESPAVASIADLFAGAAWHERETHEMFGIEFPSTGSGQAAELKPLLLPDGFEGHPLRKEFVLASRVAKPWPGAKEPGESDADSTHSPGRRRIKPPGVPDPTEWGPERVEPTDEVVETPEVTDE, from the coding sequence ATGAGCCTTGAGGACAACACCTTCGGCCCGCCGCATCGCGTGGTCGAAGTCGCCGAGTGGCACGATGCCGTCGCGGCCCTGAAGAGCGAGGGCTACACGTACTTCGACTGGCTCTCGGCTGTCGATGAGCATCCCGAGGGATTCCGGCTCGTCCTGCACCTCGCTCGGCTCGAAGCACTCGATCACTTGCTGCTGGTGACGTACGTCGATCGCGAGTCTCCGGCCGTTGCGTCGATCGCCGATCTGTTCGCGGGTGCGGCCTGGCACGAGCGCGAGACCCACGAGATGTTCGGCATTGAGTTCCCTTCGACAGGCTCAGGACAAGCGGCGGAATTGAAACCGCTGCTGCTTCCTGATGGCTTTGAAGGCCACCCGCTGCGCAAGGAGTTCGTACTCGCATCCCGCGTGGCAAAGCCGTGGCCTGGCGCCAAGGAGCCGGGGGAGAGCGACGCTGACTCGACCCACTCACCGGGCCGTCGCCGTATCAAGCCGCCGGGCGTACCCGATCCGACCGAATGGGGTCCGGAGCGCGTAGAGCCCACTGACGAGGTTGTCGAAACCCCTGAGGTCACCGATGAGTGA
- a CDS encoding NADH-quinone oxidoreductase subunit M, whose translation MITTALAIPLGLGLLLLVLRNAVSGRVAAVLGSAAMIASSVLYALVWEGRSVRVSGEVDTAWIEPLGARLHLGVTFISWPFLLMTAVLGLLCCVWLIAEDTSPALVGLVLIISGSALGVFSSLDLLLFFVFFELALIPMWFVIAWWGDPHDQEGRRRAATRFLLFTVTGSALLLVGIVWIAGSFGSLQILDIDGAALGAAILIVLGFAVKTPLVPLHTWLPDAHSKAPTVGSVLLAGVFLKLGTYGLIMLGAQMLPEEFAKIAPYVATAGVVGIIWSALACYAQDDLKRLIAYSSIGHMGFVSLAISTMSEVGIAAAVFGSVAHGLITGLLFFASGSIKDRLGTASMAAIGRGLYARTPWLAVAFVFGAVASLGLPGLAGFWGELLSLRAAYEVGDVLSKPGAWTLLGFAVLGIALTTAYFVRAIRLIAQGEAVPHEGDRDLNRREALVMGVLALGIVALGVAPGPLVGLYDFPIYSGSYEAVTP comes from the coding sequence ATGATCACCACGGCACTCGCCATACCTCTCGGTCTCGGCCTTCTTCTCCTCGTGCTCCGCAACGCTGTCTCTGGCCGAGTCGCTGCTGTGCTCGGCAGCGCTGCGATGATCGCATCGTCGGTGCTCTACGCGCTCGTCTGGGAGGGCCGCTCGGTCAGGGTTTCCGGCGAGGTCGACACCGCGTGGATCGAGCCACTCGGGGCCCGGCTGCACCTTGGCGTCACGTTCATCTCCTGGCCCTTCCTGCTCATGACCGCGGTGCTGGGTCTGCTCTGCTGCGTGTGGCTCATTGCCGAGGACACCTCGCCCGCGCTGGTCGGACTCGTACTGATCATCAGCGGCTCAGCACTCGGTGTGTTCAGCTCGCTCGACCTGCTGCTGTTCTTCGTGTTCTTCGAGCTCGCGCTTATCCCGATGTGGTTCGTGATCGCGTGGTGGGGCGATCCGCACGACCAAGAGGGTCGACGCCGGGCCGCGACGCGCTTCCTGTTGTTCACTGTGACCGGTTCAGCGCTTCTGCTGGTCGGCATCGTCTGGATCGCCGGCTCGTTCGGGTCGTTGCAGATCCTCGACATCGACGGTGCGGCACTCGGTGCGGCGATCCTGATCGTCCTTGGCTTTGCAGTCAAGACACCGCTGGTCCCGTTGCACACCTGGCTGCCCGATGCCCACAGCAAGGCACCGACCGTCGGCTCGGTGCTGCTCGCAGGCGTGTTCCTCAAGCTCGGCACGTACGGATTGATCATGCTTGGCGCGCAGATGCTGCCCGAGGAGTTCGCGAAGATCGCTCCATACGTGGCGACTGCCGGAGTCGTCGGGATCATTTGGTCGGCGCTTGCCTGTTACGCGCAGGACGATCTCAAACGACTGATCGCCTACTCGAGTATCGGCCATATGGGGTTCGTCTCCCTGGCGATCTCGACGATGAGCGAGGTCGGAATCGCGGCTGCCGTGTTCGGCTCGGTGGCCCACGGACTCATCACCGGCCTGCTGTTCTTCGCCTCAGGATCGATCAAGGACCGCCTCGGCACGGCGTCGATGGCCGCGATTGGTCGCGGCCTCTACGCGCGTACCCCTTGGCTCGCTGTCGCCTTCGTGTTCGGTGCAGTCGCGAGTCTCGGACTGCCAGGTCTCGCCGGTTTCTGGGGTGAGCTGTTGTCGCTGCGCGCCGCATACGAGGTGGGCGACGTGCTGAGCAAGCCAGGCGCCTGGACCCTGCTCGGCTTCGCCGTGCTCGGCATCGCGCTCACCACGGCGTACTTCGTCCGCGCGATCCGTCTCATCGCCCAAGGCGAAGCAGTTCCGCATGAAGGCGATCGCGACCTCAACCGTCGTGAGGCTCTCGTCATGGGTGTACTCGCTCTCGGCATCGTCGCTCTCGGCGTTGCTCCCGGTCCGCTCGTTGGCTTGTATGACTTCCCGATCTACTCGGGCAGCTACGAGGCGGTGACGCCATGA
- a CDS encoding acyl-CoA dehydrogenase family protein has protein sequence MPATRLMPTEESEHLIALTREIVAKELAPKAAEAEATAAFPREVFRTLGRAGLLSLPYPEEFGGGGQPYEVYLQVLEEIGSAWASVGVGTSVHALSCFGLFTAGTETQKQDWLPTMLSGDQLGAYCLSEAHAGSDPAAMRTKAVRDGDSYVINGAKAWTTHGGHADFYKVMARTSDDGGRGISCFLVPAGTEGLTADTPEQKMGLMGSTTATMLFENVRIPVERRLGDEGQGLPIALAGLDAGRLGIAAVATGLAQGALDAAVTYAKERETFGKAIIDHQGLGFVLADMAAAVESARATYLAAARLKDAGQKYSRQASIAKLVCTDNAMKVTTDAVQVLGGAGYTRDFPVERYMREAKVMQIFEGTNQIQRLVISRDLAR, from the coding sequence TTGCCCGCAACTCGCTTGATGCCGACGGAGGAGTCAGAGCACCTCATCGCCCTGACCCGCGAGATCGTCGCGAAGGAGCTTGCCCCCAAGGCTGCCGAGGCTGAGGCAACGGCAGCGTTCCCGCGCGAGGTGTTCCGCACGTTGGGTCGGGCGGGTCTGCTGTCACTCCCCTATCCGGAGGAATTCGGCGGGGGCGGGCAGCCGTACGAGGTCTACCTGCAGGTGCTCGAGGAGATCGGCTCGGCGTGGGCATCAGTCGGCGTCGGCACCTCGGTGCACGCGCTGTCGTGCTTCGGTCTGTTCACTGCGGGCACTGAAACGCAGAAGCAGGACTGGCTGCCGACGATGTTGTCAGGCGACCAGCTCGGCGCGTACTGCCTGTCGGAGGCGCATGCCGGCTCCGATCCGGCCGCGATGCGTACGAAGGCCGTTCGCGACGGCGACTCGTACGTCATCAACGGCGCGAAGGCCTGGACCACGCATGGCGGGCACGCAGACTTCTACAAGGTGATGGCCCGCACGTCGGATGATGGCGGTCGGGGTATCTCCTGCTTCCTGGTGCCCGCCGGCACTGAAGGTCTGACGGCCGACACCCCTGAGCAGAAGATGGGCCTGATGGGCTCAACGACAGCGACGATGTTGTTCGAGAACGTACGCATCCCGGTCGAACGTCGCCTCGGCGACGAAGGCCAGGGCTTGCCGATTGCGCTGGCCGGTCTCGATGCAGGACGGCTCGGCATCGCTGCCGTCGCGACCGGACTGGCGCAGGGCGCGCTCGACGCCGCCGTGACGTACGCCAAGGAGCGCGAGACGTTCGGCAAGGCGATCATCGACCACCAGGGCCTCGGCTTCGTACTCGCCGACATGGCGGCTGCGGTCGAGTCAGCACGCGCGACGTATCTCGCCGCGGCACGACTCAAGGACGCCGGCCAGAAGTACAGCCGTCAAGCGTCGATCGCCAAGCTGGTCTGCACCGACAACGCCATGAAGGTCACCACTGACGCCGTACAGGTGCTCGGCGGTGCCGGCTACACCCGCGACTTCCCGGTCGAGCGCTACATGCGCGAGGCCAAGGTCATGCAGATCTTTGAAGGCACCAACCAGATCCAACGCCTCGTGATCAGCCGCGACCTCGCCCGCTAG